The Lycium barbarum isolate Lr01 chromosome 10, ASM1917538v2, whole genome shotgun sequence genome includes a region encoding these proteins:
- the LOC132615371 gene encoding uncharacterized protein LOC132615371 — MSPADIIVFKELGFEVLTIDENCKRQVRRPTMFYMPHPNYYHIGNLLGANWSSACINQIFLLTNSFRHSLTRIRPFTFNPERSNLNGEVVQRLERILDFTTEIDIKASYNQIFTHLFSEFAWHFFDVDPNIDMETSLPVTEISNFKRNDKLERFWLDMQRYLDEEFLEDMQSDMTNEEFAAIFGEYHGPRRLRCNSVPPPPGWIKLNIYGIGTEGDQPGRFSGVFQDETGMCLGRYNGTIHVEDNVIAGLEALRNGLVRCMEGKPNAQKLIVESDDVILVQYVHGRPEPNEITMSRLKEIFDLVERITCAVYHVYEEANEAARHLALRDECHKCT, encoded by the exons ATGTCTCCGGCTGATATCATAGTTTTCAAGGAGCTGGGTTTTGAGGTTCTGACCATTGATGAAAATTGTAAGAGGCAAGTTCGGAGACCAACAATGTTCTACATGCCTCATCCTAATTATTATCATATTGGCAACTTGCTGGGAGCAAACTGGTCTTCTGCCTGCATTAACCAGATATTTCTACTGACAAACTCATTTCGCCATTCATTGACCCGTATTCGACCATTTACTTTCAATCCAGAAAGATCTAATTTGAATGGAGAAGTAGTGCAACGCCTAGAGAGAATCCTCGACTTCACAACAGAGATTGACATAAAGGCTAGCTATAATCAGATATTTACTCATTTGTTCTCAGAATTTGCTTGGCATTTCTTTGACGTGGATCCCAACATTGACATGGAAACTTCACTGCCTG TGACGgaaatttcaaattttaaaagaaaTGACAAATTGGAACGTTTTTGGTTGGATATGCAAAG GTATCTCGATGAAGAATTTTTGGAAGATATGCAAAGCGATATGACTAATGAGGAATTTGCAGCAATATTTGGTGAATATCATGGGCCTCGTCGTTTAAGATGCAACTCGGTTCCTCCTCCTCCTGGTTGGATTAAGCTAAATATTTATGGGATCGGTACAGAAGGTGATCAGCCAGGACGATTTAGTGGCGTCTTTCAAGATGAAACTGGAATGTGTTTAGGTAGGTATAATGGTACCATTCATGTTGAAGACAATGTGATTGCTGGACTGGAGGCCTTGAGGAATGGGTTAGTCCGATGCATGGAAGGAAAGCCGAATGCACAAAAGTTGATTGTGGAATCTGATGATGTTATCCTTGTCCAATATGTTCATGGTCGCCCTGAGCCAAATGAAATAACCATGTCCAGGTTGAAAGAAATTTTTGACTTGGTGGAGCGTATTACTTGTGCAGTTTACCATGTGTATGAAGAAGCCAATGAAGCTGCTAGACACTTGGCTCTGAGAGATGAATGTCACAAATGTACATAG
- the LOC132613643 gene encoding uncharacterized protein LOC132613643 yields MYCGENMESNVYFHIQDEAERLLKEIELMMKNVENSKLYAGMRLDLERNETFQQHLFRLLGSHSHVQVVIYALGSMESSFDAQFQLAVVLLLKRDFPNWIDNIEVYDPVMSPADMLVFRKLGVEVLTINENCKRLVRRPTMFYMPVPYSYLIGNLLGANWSSSCINQIFLLTNSLRCLATRISTRNQDGETLQRLKRILPFTTQIDIKVSHEEIYISVFSRFAWHFFDVGPNMDMEASLPVTKITEHEREDGDRHWLDWQRYLEESFLEAMQSDRSSEGFAEYFGEYRGPRRLRCSAVPPPPAWIKLNVCGIGKEGDQSGRYSGIFQDDTGMCLGRYSGTIDVEDNVIAGLEALRNGLVRCVEGKPNAQKLIVESDNVILVQYVNGHPEPNEITTYKLKEISDLLERITCAIYYVYEEANKAARDLALRDEPHNRS; encoded by the exons ATGTATTGCGGTGAGAATATGGAGTCCAATGTTTATTTTCACATACAAGATGAGGCAGAAAGGCTGCTTAAAGAGATTGAACTGATGATGAAGAATGTTGAGAACTCTAAATTGTATGCTGGAATGCGCTTGGATCTCGAACGGAATGAAACTTTTCAACAACATTTGTTTCGCCTTTTAGGCTCTCATTCACATGTTCAGGTGGTCATCTATGCTTTGGGAAGCATGGAATCCAGTTTTGATGCACAGTTTCAGCTTGCTGTAGTTCTCCTACTAAAGAGAGATTTTCCCAATTGGATTGACAATATAGAAGTATACGATCCTGTAATGTCTCCAGCTGATATGCTAGTTTTCAGAAAACTGGGTGTTGAGGTTTTGACCATTAATGAAAATTGTAAGAGGCTAGTTCGAAGACCAACAATGTTCTATATGCCTGTTCCATATAGTTATCTTATCGGAAATCTGTTGGGAGCGAACTGGTCTTCATCTTGTATTAACCAGATTTTCCTATTGACAAACTCATTACGCTGTTTGGCGACCCGTATTTCAACACGTAATCAGGATGGAGAAACACTGCAACGCCTAAAGAGAATTCTCCCCTTCACTACACAGATTGACATAAAAGTTAGCCATGAGGAGATCTATATTAGTGTATTTTCAAGATTTGCTTGGCATTTCTTTGACGTGGGTCCCAACATGGACATGGAAGCATCACTCCCTG TGACTAAGATCACAGAACATGAAAGAGAAGACGGAGATCGACATTGGTTGGATTGGCAAAG GTATCTTGAAGAATCATTTTTGGAAGCTATGCAAAGTGATAGGTCTAGTGAGGGATTTGCAGAATATTTTGGTGAATATCGTGGGCCTCGTCGTTTAAGATGCAGCGCAGTTCCTCCTCCACCAGCTTGGATTAAGCTAAACGTTTGTGGGATTGGTAAAGAAGGTGACCAGTCAGGACGATATAGTGGCATCTTCCAAGATGATACTGGAATGTGTTTAGGCAGGTATAGTGGTACCATTGATGTTGAAGACAATGTGATTGCTGGACTGGAGGCCTTGAGGAATGGGTTAGTCAGATGCGTGGAAGGAAAACCGAATGCACAGAAGTTGATTGTGGAGTCCGATAATGTTATACTTGTCCAATATGTTAATGGTCACCCTGAGCCAAATGAAATAACCACGTACAAGTTGAAAGAAATTTCCGACCTGCTGGAACGTATAACTTGTGCCATTTACTATGTGTATGAAGAAGCCAATAAAGCTGCTAGAGACTTGGCTCTGAGAGATGAACCTCACAATCGATCATAG